One Palaemon carinicauda isolate YSFRI2023 chromosome 5, ASM3689809v2, whole genome shotgun sequence DNA window includes the following coding sequences:
- the LOC137641177 gene encoding protein GVQW3-like gives MEFSKLERRTNVKFLAKLNWESKQILEALNTIYENNGPKDIAVNKWIKRFRETLIECEDDHRSGRPSSSMTEERVTAVRSLLRIDGRITIDYIANAMGISWITKFYSSIAYNFGLSKQSARWVSKALR, from the coding sequence ATGGAGTTTTCCAAATTGGAGAGGAGAACCAACGTTAAATTCCTAGCAAAACTGAATTGGGAAAGTAAGCAGATACTTGAAGCTTTGAACACTATTTATGAAAACAATGGCCCTAAAGATATTGCGGTTAACAAATGGATTAAGCGATTCCGAGAGACTTTAATCGAGTGTGAAGATGATCATCGAAGTGGGAGACCGTCATCATCAATGACCGAAGAAAGAGTAACTGCTGTTAGGTCTCTTTTGCGAATAGATGGGAGAATTACCATTGATTACATAGCTAATGCAATGGGCATCTCATGGATCACCAAATTCTATTCTAGTATAGCCTATAACTTTGGTTTAAGCAAGCAGTCGGCAAGATGGGTGTCCAAAGCGTTGCGGTAA